In Nocardioides dokdonensis FR1436, the following are encoded in one genomic region:
- a CDS encoding alpha/beta hydrolase yields the protein MPAPARSTPSVPGRSRWSGWWQGRSGVAAFLGLVAFLVSFAPSLLPRSWAFQALATGLSAATAYALGVLLVFLLRPLIDFLGIRLVVEPRRRRLVGALTALVVLAAVGWVVHLQRQARALTAELVGLPPPSLLDDVRALLGGIALALSIVALVVLVRISLAGWRRVLRIALPPWLARIAAVLLVVALVGYTSNEYLLRRTLESVSAAALRLNDSTPDLAEPTSRLRSGGPGSTQPWDELGFHGQVFTASGPTRTEIEAVTGEPAQEPIRVYGSLGDELSLDEVSDNVVRELVRTGAFDRSTLTLIGTTGRGWVDEYNVASIEYLTGGDSATAAMQYSYLPSPVAFLTSRQAPAEAGRLLFEKVYAEVRSRPADERPRLYVSGESLGAFGGTAAFEDADDLVAKVDGAVWVGTPSFTPLWSSITAERLRGSPQVSPVFEQGRHIRFVTGPAGLDRDAYGREYGAWQEPRVAFLQHASDPIVWWSPGLVLQEPDWIREGAGGDVNIGLRWWPLVTFWQVTLDMAVANDPPAGHGHVYEDDLVPVWDAVLHGQRSSLDQLDRIVAELHATVPDTPEG from the coding sequence GTGCCAGCCCCCGCTCGGTCCACCCCGTCGGTGCCGGGACGGTCGCGGTGGAGCGGCTGGTGGCAGGGCCGCTCGGGCGTGGCGGCGTTCCTGGGGCTGGTGGCCTTCCTCGTCTCCTTCGCCCCGAGCCTGCTCCCGCGCAGCTGGGCCTTCCAGGCGCTCGCCACGGGCCTCTCGGCTGCCACCGCCTACGCCCTCGGGGTGCTCCTGGTCTTCCTGCTGCGCCCGCTGATCGACTTCCTGGGCATCCGTTTGGTGGTCGAGCCCCGACGGCGCCGGCTCGTCGGCGCCCTGACGGCCCTCGTGGTCCTGGCTGCCGTCGGCTGGGTGGTCCACCTGCAGCGCCAGGCCCGCGCACTGACCGCCGAGCTGGTCGGGCTGCCGCCTCCGAGCCTCCTGGACGACGTGCGCGCCCTGCTCGGGGGGATCGCCCTGGCGCTGAGCATCGTCGCGCTGGTCGTGCTGGTGCGCATCTCCCTGGCCGGGTGGCGCCGGGTGCTGCGGATCGCACTGCCACCCTGGTTGGCGAGGATCGCCGCGGTGCTGCTGGTCGTGGCGCTGGTCGGCTATACGAGCAACGAGTACCTGCTGCGCCGCACCCTGGAGTCGGTGTCGGCGGCCGCGCTCAGGCTCAACGACTCCACCCCCGACCTCGCGGAGCCCACCTCACGGTTGCGCTCGGGTGGTCCGGGCTCGACCCAGCCGTGGGACGAGCTGGGGTTCCACGGCCAGGTCTTCACCGCCAGCGGTCCCACGCGCACCGAGATCGAGGCGGTGACCGGCGAGCCGGCGCAGGAGCCGATCCGGGTCTACGGCTCCCTGGGGGACGAGCTGAGCCTGGACGAGGTCTCCGACAACGTCGTGCGCGAGCTGGTGCGCACCGGCGCCTTCGACCGGTCGACGCTGACCCTGATCGGCACCACCGGCCGGGGTTGGGTCGACGAGTACAACGTCGCCTCGATCGAGTACCTCACCGGTGGCGACTCCGCGACCGCGGCGATGCAGTACTCCTACCTGCCCAGTCCGGTCGCCTTCCTCACCAGTCGACAGGCGCCCGCGGAGGCGGGCCGGCTGCTCTTCGAGAAGGTGTACGCCGAGGTGCGGTCGCGACCTGCCGACGAGCGGCCGCGCCTCTACGTCAGCGGCGAGTCGCTGGGCGCGTTCGGCGGTACAGCCGCGTTCGAGGACGCGGACGACCTGGTGGCGAAGGTCGACGGGGCGGTCTGGGTCGGCACCCCGAGCTTCACCCCGTTGTGGAGCTCCATCACCGCCGAGCGGCTGCGGGGCAGCCCCCAGGTCTCCCCCGTCTTCGAGCAGGGCCGCCACATCCGCTTCGTCACCGGGCCGGCAGGACTGGACCGCGACGCCTACGGCCGCGAGTACGGCGCCTGGCAGGAGCCGCGCGTGGCGTTCCTGCAGCACGCCTCGGACCCGATCGTGTGGTGGTCCCCCGGCCTCGTCCTCCAGGAGCCGGACTGGATCCGTGAGGGCGCCGGCGGCGACGTCAACATCGGGCTGCGCTGGTGGCCGCTGGTCACCTTCTGGCAGGTCACGCTCGACATGGCCGTGGCCAACGACCCGCCGGCCGGGCACGGGCACGTCTACGAGGACGACCTGGTCCCGGTGTGGGACGCCGTCCTGCACGGGCAGCGCAGCAGCCTCGACCAGCTGGACAGGATCGTGGCCGAGCTGCACGCGACCGTGCCGGACACCCCCGAGGGCTGA
- a CDS encoding FadR/GntR family transcriptional regulator — MATMHEGVLASLGPRIIDGSLPAGSVITLEWLGDEYAVSRTVAREVVQVLASMNLVESRRRTGIRIRPRDEWHSYDPAVVRWRLGGAQRTAHLQELSQLRAAIEPASAALAAERATPQDGAALLRLAQDMETTGAAGDLLTFLEHDVAFHRSLLHLSGNQMFAGLCDVVEEVLRGRTDHDLMPAHPKPEARRLHLQVAQAVAAGEPGAARAAMTAICTEVLRATRDS; from the coding sequence ATGGCCACGATGCACGAGGGAGTCCTCGCGAGCCTGGGCCCCCGCATCATCGACGGGTCGCTGCCGGCGGGCTCGGTGATCACCCTCGAGTGGCTCGGCGACGAGTACGCCGTCTCGCGCACGGTCGCGCGGGAGGTCGTGCAGGTGCTGGCCTCCATGAACCTGGTCGAGAGCCGCCGCCGCACCGGCATCCGCATCCGTCCGCGCGACGAGTGGCACTCCTACGACCCGGCGGTCGTGCGTTGGCGCCTCGGGGGCGCCCAGCGCACCGCGCACCTGCAGGAGCTCTCACAGCTGCGCGCGGCGATCGAGCCGGCGTCAGCGGCGCTCGCCGCCGAGCGTGCGACGCCCCAGGACGGAGCCGCGCTGCTGCGCCTGGCCCAGGACATGGAGACCACCGGGGCGGCCGGCGACCTGCTGACGTTCCTCGAGCACGACGTGGCCTTCCACCGCAGCCTGCTGCACCTGTCGGGCAACCAGATGTTCGCGGGGCTCTGTGACGTGGTCGAGGAGGTGCTGCGGGGTCGCACCGACCACGACCTGATGCCGGCGCACCCCAAGCCGGAGGCCCGGCGGCTGCACCTGCAGGTGGCGCAGGCGGTCGCCGCCGGGGAGCCCGGCGCGGCCCGGGCCGCGATGACCGCGATCTGCACCGAGGTGCTGCGGGCGACCCGCGACTCCTGA
- a CDS encoding GntP family permease: MEAITPAYGTATLLLIAAAAVAVLLFLIIKVRLHAFIALVLVSLVTAVAAGIPLDLVPTALTSGFGSTLASVALLVGFGVMLGRLLEITGGAQVLADTLINRFGEARAPFALGVAALLFGFPIFFDAGLVVFLPIILTVARRFGGSVLYYALPAAGAFAAMHAIVPPHPGPVAAGTLLGGDIGVVLLVGLPVAVLSWYVGVYLVSRWLGARIYVPLPDLLLGEINGGRTAGSPAGDPDAPAGSGGTATATRTTTPPAFATVLGLLLVPLVLIALNTVLTTLVTAGTLEEGNSLIQALQLVGQTPVALLITLLLAIATLGRRERTLAETTAVLDQALGPICSIILITGAGGMFGGVLRASGIGEALTSSLSDLGLPLLLQAFLIATALRVAQGSATVALTTAAGLIASQAAGLHDLRVALLVIAIAAGATVLSHVNDSGFWLVSRFFGMDEKTTLKTWTVMETTLGLTAFAAAAVLWPLSALVI, translated from the coding sequence ATGGAAGCGATCACCCCCGCCTACGGCACAGCCACGCTGCTGCTCATCGCCGCGGCCGCCGTGGCCGTGCTGCTGTTCCTGATCATCAAGGTGCGGCTGCACGCCTTCATCGCCCTCGTGCTGGTCAGCCTCGTGACCGCCGTGGCGGCGGGCATCCCGCTCGACCTGGTGCCCACGGCGCTGACCAGCGGGTTCGGGAGCACGTTGGCCTCGGTGGCGCTGCTGGTCGGCTTCGGCGTGATGCTCGGGCGGCTGCTCGAGATCACCGGCGGCGCCCAGGTGCTGGCCGACACCCTGATCAACCGCTTCGGCGAGGCCCGCGCGCCGTTCGCGCTCGGCGTGGCCGCGCTGCTCTTCGGCTTCCCGATCTTCTTCGATGCCGGCCTCGTGGTCTTCCTGCCGATCATCCTCACCGTGGCCCGCCGCTTCGGCGGCTCGGTGCTGTACTACGCGCTGCCCGCGGCCGGTGCCTTCGCCGCGATGCACGCCATCGTCCCGCCGCACCCGGGCCCGGTGGCGGCGGGCACCCTGCTGGGCGGCGACATCGGCGTGGTGCTGCTGGTCGGCCTGCCGGTCGCGGTCCTGTCCTGGTACGTCGGCGTCTACCTCGTCTCGCGCTGGCTCGGCGCCCGCATCTACGTCCCGCTGCCCGACCTGCTCCTCGGCGAGATCAACGGCGGTCGCACCGCCGGCTCGCCCGCAGGCGACCCCGACGCGCCGGCCGGCTCCGGCGGGACCGCCACCGCGACCCGCACCACGACGCCGCCGGCGTTCGCGACCGTGCTGGGCCTGCTCCTGGTGCCGCTGGTGCTGATTGCGCTCAACACGGTGCTCACCACCCTGGTCACCGCCGGCACCCTCGAGGAGGGCAACTCGCTCATCCAGGCGCTGCAGCTCGTCGGGCAGACGCCGGTGGCGCTGCTGATCACGCTGCTGCTGGCCATCGCCACACTCGGTCGACGGGAGCGGACCCTCGCGGAGACGACGGCGGTCCTCGACCAGGCGCTCGGACCGATCTGCTCGATCATCCTGATCACCGGTGCCGGCGGCATGTTCGGTGGCGTGCTGCGCGCCAGCGGCATCGGCGAGGCCCTGACCAGCTCGCTGTCCGACCTGGGTCTGCCGCTGCTGCTCCAGGCCTTCCTCATCGCCACCGCCCTGCGCGTGGCGCAGGGCTCGGCCACCGTGGCGCTGACCACCGCCGCGGGCCTCATCGCCTCGCAGGCGGCGGGTCTGCACGACCTGCGCGTCGCCCTCCTGGTCATCGCCATCGCCGCCGGAGCGACCGTGCTCTCGCACGTCAACGACTCGGGGTTCTGGCTGGTCAGCCGCTTCTTCGGGATGGACGAGAAGACCACGCTCAAGACCTGGACGGTCATGGAGACGACGCTGGGGCTCACCGCCTTCGCCGCGGCCGCGGTGCTCTGGCCGCTCAGCGCACTGGTGATCTGA
- a CDS encoding transporter substrate-binding domain-containing protein codes for MDIASDLAPTGALRVSINLGNPVLAQGTAERPSGVTVDIARELGSRLGVPVELSCFAAARQSFESMAEGRADLCFLAVDPAREAAVAFTAPYAVIEGVYVVADASPIGSAAEVDRAGVRVGVKEGSAYDLFLSRTLEQAEPVRGVEGTTVFAEQGLEVGAGIRQPVLDFVAEHPGHRVLEPAFMGIQQAVGTTRSRSAGTLAFLHDVVEELKADGFVADALERSGRRDARVAPPSARPGGAGAR; via the coding sequence GTGGACATCGCGAGCGACCTCGCCCCTACCGGCGCCCTGCGCGTCTCGATCAACCTGGGCAACCCGGTGCTCGCCCAAGGGACAGCGGAGCGACCGAGCGGGGTCACCGTCGACATAGCCCGCGAGCTCGGGTCCCGACTCGGCGTCCCCGTCGAGCTCAGCTGCTTCGCAGCCGCCCGCCAGTCCTTCGAGTCCATGGCCGAGGGCCGGGCCGACCTCTGCTTCCTGGCCGTCGACCCGGCACGAGAGGCGGCGGTCGCCTTCACGGCGCCGTACGCCGTGATCGAGGGAGTCTACGTGGTCGCGGACGCCTCACCCATCGGCTCGGCGGCCGAGGTCGATCGCGCGGGCGTCCGGGTGGGCGTGAAGGAGGGCTCGGCCTACGACCTGTTCCTGTCCCGGACCCTGGAGCAGGCAGAGCCGGTGCGAGGCGTCGAGGGCACCACCGTGTTCGCCGAGCAGGGGCTCGAGGTGGGCGCCGGCATCCGGCAGCCGGTGCTCGACTTCGTCGCCGAGCATCCCGGGCACCGAGTCCTCGAACCGGCGTTCATGGGGATCCAGCAGGCGGTGGGCACCACTCGCTCCCGCAGCGCCGGGACGCTCGCATTCCTCCACGACGTCGTCGAGGAGCTGAAGGCGGACGGGTTCGTCGCCGACGCCCTGGAGCGCTCGGGGCGACGCGACGCGCGGGTGGCGCCACCGTCGGCCCGGCCCGGAGGAGCCGGCGCCCGCTGA